The Polyangium aurulentum genomic interval GCAAGCGCCAGTCGGCGAGGGTATTGGGCCCGTGCGCCGCGGTATGGCAGACGTAGCAGGGATTCGAGGCGCCGCCGGTCTTCGTGTAACACATGGGCGGGACCGAGGCCTCGGGGTTGCCCACCTGCCCGGCGGTCTCGCGCGCGTGCGCCAAGGGATCGTAATCGTCCGCGGGCCGGCCCCCGCGCGAGCACGCGGAGGCCAGCACCGAGGACAGCGCGATTGCAGCCGCGAGGCCGAGGGCGGCTCCGGGGAGGCCGCCGCTCTTCCTTTTTCTCTCGTCCTCGCGCTGCGTTCTCACGTCAATGCCACGGCCATCGGCTGTAGTTGTTCTCGCCCGGGTGCTGCACGCTGACGAAGATCGTGCGCATGTCCGCGCTCATGTTCGGGCCCGTCGCCTCCGCGTCGCTCGGCACGGTGAGCACGCGGAACGCCTTGCCGTACGTCGCCGTCTGAACCCCCGGCTGACCGGCCTTGTGGGCCGGATCGAGGTCGAGATAGTAGATCGCATCGGCGCCCTTGTTGATCGACAAATTGCCGTCGGTGCCGAACCAGACGCCGCCGGATTTGTCGATGAGCACGTTATCCGGCGCAGATGCATCCCAGATACTCGCGCCTTTGTTTCCCTTCCAGGCTTGGATGTAGAGGAAGCTCATCGACGCGCCGGGGTTCGTCGGATTGGACTCCTCGATCGCGACGACCGTGCCCACCTCGTCGCTGCGCTTGATCGAGACCATGTCGTGCACGGCCGGATCGATGAGCTTGCCGTCCTGATCGAGCTGCGTCTTTCGGCCGTGATAGGTGAAGCCGATGTAGATGCGCGGCTTGCCGCTCGGATCCAGCGGGTTGTACTCGACGTCCTCGGGCCGGTTCAGCTCCATGATGCCGACCTTCGCCGAGGCGGTGAACAGCGCGCGGCGCACGTCGTCGCTCGTCGGGAAGCCAGCGAGGCCGTTGTAGGTGTTGCTCTTGAGCGCCTCGCCCACCGTGATGCCCGGAGAGCCCAGGGCGGCGGCGTTCGGCGCGATCTGGGTGCTCGTCACGCTCAGCTCGATCCATTGCCCGGTGCCCGGCGCCGCCTCGGTCGGCGGCTGCTTGGTCGCGAAGAGCGTCGTGCCCGTCGTGTTGTCGAGCCCCGCGAAATGCGCCGCGTAGAGCTTGCCGTCGTCGAGCAGCGCGCGGATCTCGGGCTTGGTCATGCCCGCCGTGTAGGGCTTGCTCGAGACGAACTTGTAGACGCGCCCGCTGCGCCGGTCGTCGCCGCCGTAGAGCACCACGGGCTGGTTGGGAATGAGCTTCCAATCGGGGCCGATCGCGACCGTGGCCGCCTCCCAGCGCGCGCGCCCCATGGCGCCGAGCTTCTTGTGGCCCACGCCCGGCGCGTTCTTGCCCTCGAACTCGTCGGAGGGCTGGCCGACGTCGATCTCGGCGATGTAGCCGTAGTGATCGCGGTCGTGCCACGCGTTCGGATCGGCGCTGATGCCCCACTCCGACCCGGGGCTCGTCGTCGTGTCGAACTTGATCGCGGCGCCCGGATCGCAGCCCATGCCCGTCACGAGCTTCTGCTCGCTCGTCCAGCACACCTCGAGATCGCCGTAGTAGTCCTGCACGTTCTCCTCGCCGCTGAAGATCGTGCCCCAGGGCGTCTGGCCGCCCGCGCAGTCGTCCATGAT includes:
- a CDS encoding PhoX family protein, encoding MRQHGKARYLGAYVLVGLLGALGTSAGACSGTDGRDGTNGQDGTDGTNGTDGQDGTDGQDGTDGVDGLPGDPGITWPDPSRPLSGVVALSFVGVDDIPASDAAQLVRARVQQVAEGTLPSHVQFPLAPASTDSVRAIDGLAPSVIANWLDPLTYDESPTALRFGTNNDYLAYFGDGWDVNGESPKWSGSGSSGWLWVNHEYISNDYPTLTTAPVGQHLTLAKFLRANDLLTNDVTSNVWTEADVSTYVTYAKQQVGGTWMHIVQDPSTGAWELDRGAQAIRYDATSKTLLRITGIQTVNPDHDDTGAPLPAGVVPGIMDDCAGGQTPWGTIFSGEENVQDYYGDLEVCWTSEQKLVTGMGCDPGAAIKFDTTTSPGSEWGISADPNAWHDRDHYGYIAEIDVGQPSDEFEGKNAPGVGHKKLGAMGRARWEAATVAIGPDWKLIPNQPVVLYGGDDRRSGRVYKFVSSKPYTAGMTKPEIRALLDDGKLYAAHFAGLDNTTGTTLFATKQPPTEAAPGTGQWIELSVTSTQIAPNAAALGSPGITVGEALKSNTYNGLAGFPTSDDVRRALFTASAKVGIMELNRPEDVEYNPLDPSGKPRIYIGFTYHGRKTQLDQDGKLIDPAVHDMVSIKRSDEVGTVVAIEESNPTNPGASMSFLYIQAWKGNKGASIWDASAPDNVLIDKSGGVWFGTDGNLSINKGADAIYYLDLDPAHKAGQPGVQTATYGKAFRVLTVPSDAEATGPNMSADMRTIFVSVQHPGENNYSRWPWH